The Drosophila innubila isolate TH190305 chromosome 2R unlocalized genomic scaffold, UK_Dinn_1.0 1_C_2R, whole genome shotgun sequence DNA window ATAGACCGCTTAATACTAATGCttgttttgtttgacttttaattgaattttaattagatctagagggaaaataatttaaataattattatgattaaaagTAATGATTAGTGATCGTTTACATTGCATTAAACTATTCTCATACTCGGACTCGTATCTCTGTGATATTTATAAGCTTAGTCTTTAATTTGTGGGATGCACGAAAACGCGTCTCAGCTGCAGTCAAAAGTCCGAAATTCCGAAAGGGGAATCCCCCTAATGTCTTGAACAGAGACTGCAGTGGAAAAGTGTTTTAGGCGTCTACTTAACTAAACTACTCGTAGATTGCATATTTACAGGCTCTTTGAAGAACTAAGACGGGGACTGGAATAGAAGATCGGTGTGGAAGATCTCACTTCATGTAGTAACTGCTGGGCGCACGGCCCGAGGTGTAGGTGCTCATGGGTATACCCTGTGGACCGGGTATATGATTGTTGCCCGACGAGTGTGTCACCGACTGATTCTGCGATCCATAGAGATGATCGACACTGGTGTTGCCGATGCCATTGCCAGAGGGCTCGTAGTCCACGTCATAGTAGATGCCCGACTGATTCtaaaatgagcaaaaagaaaagatgaaaaaaaagaatgccAGAAGAATCGACAACTTACCGCAATGCTGCCATTACTGCGACTCTTTGGGCGTGGCACTTGAAAGTTACGACCCAGCAGATCGGCGCGATCCTCCTCCTCACTGGAGCTGGAATTCTCCAGAGTGCGCATTCCATTTGCACGTGGACCCAGGCCAAGTCTTCTAAGTGCAGTTAAAAAGAGAGTCAACAATTTTGTGGGCAAATAATTAGCGAGTGGGAGTATCAGACCTGGGTAATGGCACTGGAGGCGCCAGACTGGCGCTCGGATGCATTTGCATGGTGCTCTGCAGCGACATGCCACCAATTGTGCCCATGCCAATGCCACCGAGATTCGGATAGGCAAACATGGCCGACGACGGCCGTGTGGGTCCAATAGGTTCCGCCtgggaaataaataaataattaacaagcGGGAAAGGATCatttaaaagtactttaaagaaatcacTCTCTTAttaaaactactgcatacttttgggtgattgtattgaaaaaataagtttattaataactttggttagctattactcccgttcaaCTTGttcgatcttgctgcggttaagtgagaatatagataatataaatagataacgttttttaccataaaaactgtataatcttaaaaagagtggttgtggtggtttttcgcgatttgtgtGGGCAgaaaggggcgtggcttaaatttgaaataaacttgatctgcgtggggtctatagaaatctgtgtgccaaatttggttactttatcttttttagtctgtgagatccttttgtttatacagatgAGCAGATGGTTTTTTCcgattttcgggggcggaagggggcgtgttaaaaattgaaaacaaacttgaactgctccaacgcatttggagtctgttggtgaaagtttggtgtctctatctcttttagtctctgaaatctaggcgctcacagggacagacggacggacagacggatagacacacatggctatatcgactcggctgttgatgctgatcaagtgtatacatattttatagggtcggagatgctttcttctccctgttacatacattccaacgaatacaatatacccttctacttatttttaaagttacgGGTATATAAATCAACTGCAACTGATTAATCTTAAAACGAACTCACCCCGTAGTGATTTGTCTGGGCCATGACATCGGCTATCTGTGCCCAACGCATGCGATCCTCCAGGGTCACCTGGTAGCCCGCCTGTGGCAGACCCGCCGACTTCAGTGGTGCCGTGTTCATGTAACCAAACACCGGTGAGCCCATGGCATTCTTCTGCTCCCGTTGCCAGCGACGTGACCACATGATAAGGCACACCAGGGTCAGCACAATGATGATCACCGCTGCCACAGAGGCGCCAATAGCCACACCCAATACCTCACCGTCGATCTCGCACTGGGCGCCATAGTGACTGGAGTCGCAGGCACAGTTCTGAGTGCCTTCCTCGTTGTAGCTGCAGCTGCCACGATTGTTGCAATAGGCATCCGGACATGTCTGACACTCGCGTCCCGCACGCTGCGGCTGATCCGCCCAAGGATCGCGTAATCCcgcctcacacacacactggaaGCTGCCCCAGCTGTTGCTGCACGTGGCACTCGCATGGCAATCGTTCAGTTCCGGCGACTGGCATTCATCCAGATCGTGCAACGCCGAGACGGCGCCTTCGGGAGAGCTCACATACAGCACGGAGTtgccgatgttgttgttgcgacgATGGAGCACGCCCAGCAGATGCTTCTGCACATCGCTGCGCAGATTGGGACGCAATGTTTCCACGCTCTCATCCAGCTGAAAGAAAGGCAAGGGTTTAATAAATCTCAGGAAAtcaaactaaaacaaaaaaacgaaactAATACATCGCTAATAGCTTCTAATTCGGTTAATtcctttcggttccggtataacaattaaataaccaaatagaatattagaaaacaaaacaaaaatctcccaaaaatgtatggaattttggaagattttcggttggtttctaTTTCTGTGGCATCCCTGATAAGAAcagatttgtttataattatgtaCGTATTTTATCGAGATAAgcctaactttaattttaagttattttgtaaaagaaaccaagaaaacatttaaaaacgtttcggtttttcaaaaattatttatttcagttaTAGTTGCGGCTCCGTTACTCTAAATGAAACGGTTAaattcggttaacggttctgCTACCTGTACCGATATTATTTCCTGATAAATCTTATAAAATCGAGATCGTTGCAAACTCACCTTCAGTGTCAGATTGACATAGACGCCACTGCCGCCCAGATTGGGATCACCTCGATATATATTGTTCACCTTGGCCTCCATAAACTCATCCGAGTAAGGTGTCATCGACATGGCAGAGTCCAGCTGCATGTGCAGATAATGAATTATGCATCAGTTTAATGATCATTAAGTTGTTTCTGCAGCTGCTTACCGCTCGAACCGATTCATAGCTCAATTGTCCAAAGGGTTCGCTATTTCGATCCAATAGCTTGTTGTCCCAGACGATGCGATGCTCATAGATGCGATCCACTCGCATGCCCAGATGGAAGGAGATCACACGACGACAAGGCTCCCGATGCTTGCGACGTGAGTAACctgaaaaatggaaatatgggtattaatttgaatttagttaAGCTAAAAATTGTTTGGTTCCTAAATGAACAGAGGTTAATtggttttcattaaattatttgattcatTCAGTTACATTTTATCATTATATCTATTACTTAATCCTGTTGAAAGTCTATGTTAACTAACTGCAAGATTATTTGACCAGAAATTCATtgatattaaatcaaaattaactcTTTGATAATAATTAACTGAGCTTGGACAAATTTGggtttaattttacaaataaatagaagTGGAAAACCTCAgcttattaaatgtaaactaatGCCGATTAGAGGAGGCTAGGAGTTTGTAAAATGCTGATGTATTGAATACAACTCTTTGTtctgactcactcactgactgatcactgcacagcccaaaccctAAGACCTAGGACTAAAAGTAAAGTTACGCCGATCAGAGGAGGCGAGGAGAttgtgaaatgaaattgaatacaAATCTTTGTCCTGtctcactcactgactgatcactGCACAGCCCAAGCCCTAAGACCTAAGACTAAAAGTAAAGTAATGCCGATCAGAGGAGGCTAGGAGTTTGTAAAATGCTGATGTATTGAATACAAATcttcctgactcactcactgactgatcactgcacagcccaaaccataagacctaggacTAAAAGTAAAGTTATGCCGATCAGAGGAGGCGAGGAGATtgtgaaatgaaattgcatataacactttgtcctgactcactcactgactgatcactGCACaggccaaaccataagacctaggacTAAAAGTAAAGTTATGCCGATCAGAGGAGGCGAGGAGATtgtgaaatgaaattgcatataacactttgtcctgactcactcactgactgatcactGCACaggccaaaccataagacctaggacTAAAAGTAAAGTTATGCCGATCAGAGGAGGCGAGGAGATtgtgaaatgaaattgcatataacactttgtcctgactcactcactgactgatcactGCACaggccaaaccataagacctaggattaaaagtaaaattatgcCGATTAGAGAAGGCTAGGAGATTGTGAAATGCTGATGTATTGAATACaaatctttgtcctgactcactcactgactgactcaccAAACCCTAAGAcctagaaggctgaaatttgcacacaacatagctgagacaatgtgctataaatatatagtcaGTTAGTTAGTAAGTTTTGCAATACCTCCTACAGCTTCCCACTCACCTGGTCGACAGTGACAGCTGGAGACGCCGTTGTCCGTCTTGCAGTGTTCGTGCTGGGCCTGATCACAGGTGGAGTCATCGCCCACGATGCAGGTGTCGATTCTGACGGGCGGTTGTGTGGGTCGTTGGCGATAATGTGGTCTAGTGGGTCCCGCATTGGTGGTGGAGGCTGTCGCTGGCTTACTCTGACCCTGTCCTGATCCGTGTGCCGTTCCGTGTCCCTGGCTTGTGCCTGGCTGTGGTTGCAGCTCGACAATCTCCGTTTCGGGCACCACATAACCACCGCTGCTCTGTGTGACTGCATGATTGGGTATAGCCGAACCACtagcaccaccaccaacaccagcagcaTCATTGCCTGTGGCCGCCTGTCCCGGCAGCTGTGGCAAGCGTGTGGCCGGCGTTGTGGAGCCCGCGGGCGGATCTGTGGGATCACCAAATAGATTGATGTAAGTGCGTTTGCCATCGATTGAGACGAAGCCTTCGTCACCTGATGCCGACACTATAATGTCCGCCTGTGGTCCAAGTCCCGCTCCAGCTGCTCCCGCTCCATACGCGCCATATGGCTTGATGTTGATCGTTTGCTGGGAGCCACTGCCCTTTGGTCCAGGTCCCTGGATCGCCGAGAGCGTCACATCAAAGATCTCACCATAGCCGGGTGGCAGATGCTGGCGTGTGGGTTGTATGGGCTGCTGTGGTGCTGCTGGACGGGGCGGCGGGGGGCGTGGCCTGCCGCCTGGCTTGAACTCGGGATCGTCCAGCACAATGCCGGGACGGGGATGATAGGAGGCGGGCGGAGCAGATGGATTGGGCGTCGGGACATTGACATTGGCAGTTGGCGCTTTTTCAG harbors:
- the LOC117784033 gene encoding protein piccolo isoform X1; translation: MRRKPQKLTQTKPLSRGGNSENSNSSYNNSNTKMPSYQRNIWHLLLSISLLLLLHVHTAVAQHDDISQISPKSSSHNSALRWSIESTMTDANTMPEREQSQAQVENETRARVERSASPILHEQHHPGPNDVNYNDKDVSAGRYFHYNIKPTGTYDNQEEQQQPERTQRMRAGKTLTENGSSSTVGSSSSSSSTEQPFLVRGDLRPPTSGSPISPSPSSTATSMAVASATQAPHSARQNGNPDIQDIITGIVKLLNGNVNVHANTQGVRRPAASRINNRGPPRISEVQPMPIDYEAQKPGTSMRPPPYPFDRPERPFITGVPIPEQIVPVRPGFVSNRPPWYRNKPRPPITTSVNGSRRPLPQYHPAQPAPHLLPSPPPEPEPEPEPERAQSEDAKQPDQEPELASDVPDAVQPTDTTYDSEFSNEDANAQYIEVSDQDTDGGGEVEDELQPPPEPTPTAPAKEHAAKKKHKPKPNHGEKKKPQAEHEGYTTIIETSSVVNTVMGMPSSYVPMSMDSGESISHDLDPSTEEVIFMTANRTPGLDATTTSTVTTSSSIQTLPLSELPAVDAIAPTSNLAMSTTSTTSTTTTTSTSTSTTSTTTSTTTTEKAPTANVNVPTPNPSAPPASYHPRPGIVLDDPEFKPGGRPRPPPPRPAAPQQPIQPTRQHLPPGYGEIFDVTLSAIQGPGPKGSGSQQTINIKPYGAYGAGAAGAGLGPQADIIVSASGDEGFVSIDGKRTYINLFGDPTDPPAGSTTPATRLPQLPGQAATGNDAAGVGGGASGSAIPNHAVTQSSGGYVVPETEIVELQPQPGTSQGHGTAHGSGQGQSKPATASTTNAGPTRPHYRQRPTQPPVRIDTCIVGDDSTCDQAQHEHCKTDNGVSSCHCRPGYSRRKHREPCRRVISFHLGMRVDRIYEHRIVWDNKLLDRNSEPFGQLSYESVRALDSAMSMTPYSDEFMEAKVNNIYRGDPNLGGSGVYVNLTLKLDESVETLRPNLRSDVQKHLLGVLHRRNNNIGNSVLYVSSPEGAVSALHDLDECQSPELNDCHASATCSNSWGSFQCVCEAGLRDPWADQPQRAGRECQTCPDAYCNNRGSCSYNEEGTQNCACDSSHYGAQCEIDGEVLGVAIGASVAAVIIIVLTLVCLIMWSRRWQREQKNAMGSPVFGYMNTAPLKSAGLPQAGYQVTLEDRMRWAQIADVMAQTNHYGAEPIGPTRPSSAMFAYPNLGGIGMGTIGGMSLQSTMQMHPSASLAPPVPLPRLGLGPRANGMRTLENSSSSEEEDRADLLGRNFQVPRPKSRSNGSIANQSGIYYDVDYEPSGNGIGNTSVDHLYGSQNQSVTHSSGNNHIPGPQGIPMSTYTSGRAPSSYYMK
- the LOC117784033 gene encoding uncharacterized protein LOC117784033 isoform X2: MRRKPQKLTQTKPLSRGGNSENSNSSYNNSNTKMPSYQRNIWHLLLSISLLLLLHVHTAVAQHDDISQISPKSSSHNSALRWSIESTMTDANTMPEREQSQAQVENETRARVERSASPILHEQHHPGPNDVNYNDKDVSAGRYFHYNIKPTGTYDNQEEQQQPERTQRMRAGKTLTENGSSSTVGSSSSSSSTEQPFLVRGDLRPPTSGSPISPSPSSTATSMAVASATQAPHSARQNGNPDIQDIITGIVKLLNGNVNVHANTQGVRRPAASRINNRGPPRISEVQPMPIDYEAQKPGTSMRPPPYPFDRPERPFITGVPIPEQIVPVRPGFVSNRPPWYRNKPRPPITTSVNGSRRPLPQYHPAQPAPHLLPSPPPEPEPEPEPERAQSEDAKQPDQEPELASDVPDAVQPTDTTYDSEFSNEDANAQYIEVSDQDTDGGGEVEDELQPPPEPTPTAPAKEHAAKKKHKPKPNHGEKKKPQAEHEGYTTIIETSSVVNTVMGMPSSYVPMSMDSGESISHDLDPSTEEVIFMTANRTPGLDATTTSTVTTSSSIQTLPLSELPAVDAIAPTSNLAMSTTSTTSTTTTTSTSTSTTSTTTSTTTTEKAPTANVNVPTPNPSAPPASYHPRPGIVLDDPEFKPGGRPRPPPPRPAAPQQPIQPTRQHLPPGYGEIFDVTLSAIQGPGPKGSGSQQTINIKPYGAYGAGAAGAGLGPQADIIVSASDPPAGSTTPATRLPQLPGQAATGNDAAGVGGGASGSAIPNHAVTQSSGGYVVPETEIVELQPQPGTSQGHGTAHGSGQGQSKPATASTTNAGPTRPHYRQRPTQPPVRIDTCIVGDDSTCDQAQHEHCKTDNGVSSCHCRPGYSRRKHREPCRRVISFHLGMRVDRIYEHRIVWDNKLLDRNSEPFGQLSYESVRALDSAMSMTPYSDEFMEAKVNNIYRGDPNLGGSGVYVNLTLKLDESVETLRPNLRSDVQKHLLGVLHRRNNNIGNSVLYVSSPEGAVSALHDLDECQSPELNDCHASATCSNSWGSFQCVCEAGLRDPWADQPQRAGRECQTCPDAYCNNRGSCSYNEEGTQNCACDSSHYGAQCEIDGEVLGVAIGASVAAVIIIVLTLVCLIMWSRRWQREQKNAMGSPVFGYMNTAPLKSAGLPQAGYQVTLEDRMRWAQIADVMAQTNHYGAEPIGPTRPSSAMFAYPNLGGIGMGTIGGMSLQSTMQMHPSASLAPPVPLPRRLGLGPRANGMRTLENSSSSEEEDRADLLGRNFQVPRPKSRSNGSIANQSGIYYDVDYEPSGNGIGNTSVDHLYGSQNQSVTHSSGNNHIPGPQGIPMSTYTSGRAPSSYYMK